Genomic window (Elstera cyanobacteriorum):
TCGCCCATCAGAGTTTCCAGCCGCTATGGATGGCGGCAATCCCCCCCGATAGATTGCGAATCTCAACCCGCTCGAACCCAACGGCCCGCATCCGTTCCGCCAATTCCTCCTGGGGTGGAAAGCGGCGGATGCTCTCGACGAGATATTGATACGACTCGCGGTCCTTGGCGATCAGCGCGCCCAGTTCCGGCAGCAGCTTGAAGGAGTAAAGATCGTAGATCTTATCGAGACCCGGCAGAATGACGTGACTGAATTCCAGACAGAAAAACCGCCCGCCGGGGCGCAGCACGCGGAAAGCATCGGCCAAAGCCTGATCGATATGGGTGACGTTGCGCAGGCCGAAGGCGATCGTATAGGTATCCACACTGCTATCGGGCACCGGCAGGCTTTGCGCGTCGGCAACGAGGTAGGAGAGATCGCCCTTGATCCCTTTGTCTAAGGCCCGATCCCGCCCGACCGAAACCATGCTTTCGTTAATATCGGCGATGGTCACCCGCGCCCCCGGCGCCCGGCCCAGAATGCGGAAGGCAATATCGCCGGTGCCGCCCGCCACATCCAGATAGCGGCGCCCATCGCGCGGGGCGACCCAATCGATGAGCGCGGCTTTCCACAGCCGATGGACGCCGAGGCTCATGGCGTCGTTCATCACATCGTAGCTGCTGGCGACGCTATCGAAGACCTGGCGGACCATGCCGGCCTTTTGCGCAGGATCGACGGGGCGGAAGCCGAACCAGCCGGCTTCGCGGCTGCTGGCGGGGGAGGGGGCGGTATCAGTCATGATCGCAGTCTAATGGGGTTTTGCCCGGCTGGGAACCGGCAGAAAGGTTAACCTTTCCGCTTGCGAAACGGCGCCCGCAGTTTGTGAATTTTTCGTGCCAACGTCGTTAAAGTCGGGCGGCGGGGTTGCCAGCGCCATACGGATGGGATACCTAAAAGATCACCAGGAATGACCGTTCCAGCGCCCGATCCGGGCCGTTTGGGAGACGTCGCGAATGTCGCATGTGCAGTGCCCCGCCTTGGTGTTGAACGCCGATTTTAGGCCGCTCAGTTATTTTCCCCTGTCGCTTTGGTCTTGGCAGGATGCGGTCAAAGCGGTGTTTTTGGATCGGGTCAATATTCTGTCGGAATATGACACAACGATCCGAAGTCCCAGTTTCGAAATGCGCCTGCCGTCGGTCATTGCCCTAAAAGATTATGTTCAGACGGCACGAAGGCCTGCATTTACCCGCTTTAATGTGTTCCTACGCGATGCCTTTAGCTGCCAATACTGCGGCGATCAATTTCCCACCCATGAATTGACTTTCGATCACGTCATTCCGCGTTCGCGCGGCGGGCGAACCTCCTGGGATAATGTCGTCACCGCCTGCTCGGCCTGTAATCTTAAGAAAGCCAGCCATCTGCCCCGGGAAATCCGCATGTTTCCGCTGGAACCGGCGCAAGAACCCTCCACCCATTTCCTTCAGGAACGCGGCCGCAAATTCCCGCCGAACTTCCTGCATGAAAGCTGGCGGGATTATCTCTATTGGGATACCGAGTTGGAAACGACCTAATTCGCAAAAATCCCCTGGACCAGATTGCCGATGCGTTGGCGGAACTGGTGGTGCGCCCGCACATCCGTGTGGCGGGTTGGGTGAACGCGGTTCCCCAGCAGCGCCCAGGTGATTCCCCGTTCCGTGTCTGCCCAAACGCCGGTTCCGGTAAAACCCGTATGGCCGACACTACGGGCGGAACTAAGGCCGCCGCCGGACCAGTTGAGGTGCCGAATCTGCCAGCCGAGGGCGCGGTCGTCGGTCTGTTTTTCCAGCATGGCGGCACGCGCCGCTGGCGGCAGCGCCGCCCCGAACACCAGCGCGTCGGCGCGGTTCAGCACTGCATCGAGCGTGCCGAACAGCCCGGCGTGCCCGGCAATCCCGCCGAGGGCGAAGGCGTTTTCATCGTGCACCTCGCCCTTGACCATCCGCCCGCGCCAGGAACAGGCTTCGGTTGCCACCGCTAGGCTGGGGCCGGGGGTAACGGCAAACCCAGCCTCCTCCGCCAGGGCTGCGAGGCTCTGGCCGGTCAGGCGCTCGATAACAATGCCCAGCAGAATGAAGTTGATGTCCGAATAGACAGACTCGCCAAAAGCCCAATCTTTTTGCAGCACTAACGCTTCCAGCCGCGCTTTGCCCTCGCCCCAGGTATAGATCGGTTCCACGGCGGGCAGGCCACTGGTATGGGTCAGGCATTGGCGCAGGGTGACCCGGCGCACCGGATGGTTGGGATCATATTGGTATACATCGGGCAGATGGGTCGCCAGCGGATCGTCGAGATCAAGCTTTCCGGCGGCGGCAAGCGCCAGGACTGCCGGGGTGGTCAGCAGTACCTTCGTTAGACTGGCGAGATCGAAGCGATGCTTGGGGGTCAGCCCCTCCGGCGTTGGTACCCGTTGGGCGAGGCCCAGGCAGGTCTGAAACCGCTCGCCGCCTTGTGTCCGCACCCCAAGCGCAAAACCGGACCCCAGTCCGCGCGAAAGCGCCTCTTCCAGCGCGAGGTTGAGGGGGGCGAAGCGGGGATCATTCATCGGGCGGCTCATGGGTTCGGGCGGTGCAACTCGCCGCCGCTCACAGGATAGCGGCAGCCGGTAGTGCCGGGAAGGCTGAGGATTTTACCCTGCACCGAGCGGATGGCGAGAAAGCCGAAGGCCTGCGCCTCCAGCGCATCGCCGTCCCAGCCTAAGGTTTCGACCGGCACCGCAGGCGCCCCAACGGCAGCCGCGATCCGTGCCATCAGGTGC
Coding sequences:
- a CDS encoding HNH endonuclease — encoded protein: MSHVQCPALVLNADFRPLSYFPLSLWSWQDAVKAVFLDRVNILSEYDTTIRSPSFEMRLPSVIALKDYVQTARRPAFTRFNVFLRDAFSCQYCGDQFPTHELTFDHVIPRSRGGRTSWDNVVTACSACNLKKASHLPREIRMFPLEPAQEPSTHFLQERGRKFPPNFLHESWRDYLYWDTELETT
- a CDS encoding class I SAM-dependent methyltransferase — encoded protein: MTDTAPSPASSREAGWFGFRPVDPAQKAGMVRQVFDSVASSYDVMNDAMSLGVHRLWKAALIDWVAPRDGRRYLDVAGGTGDIAFRILGRAPGARVTIADINESMVSVGRDRALDKGIKGDLSYLVADAQSLPVPDSSVDTYTIAFGLRNVTHIDQALADAFRVLRPGGRFFCLEFSHVILPGLDKIYDLYSFKLLPELGALIAKDRESYQYLVESIRRFPPQEELAERMRAVGFERVEIRNLSGGIAAIHSGWKL
- a CDS encoding serine hydrolase domain-containing protein translates to MNDPRFAPLNLALEEALSRGLGSGFALGVRTQGGERFQTCLGLAQRVPTPEGLTPKHRFDLASLTKVLLTTPAVLALAAAGKLDLDDPLATHLPDVYQYDPNHPVRRVTLRQCLTHTSGLPAVEPIYTWGEGKARLEALVLQKDWAFGESVYSDINFILLGIVIERLTGQSLAALAEEAGFAVTPGPSLAVATEACSWRGRMVKGEVHDENAFALGGIAGHAGLFGTLDAVLNRADALVFGAALPPAARAAMLEKQTDDRALGWQIRHLNWSGGGLSSARSVGHTGFTGTGVWADTERGITWALLGNRVHPTRHTDVRAHHQFRQRIGNLVQGIFAN